Below is a genomic region from Lutra lutra chromosome 18, mLutLut1.2, whole genome shotgun sequence.
GGTCACCGGGTCTCATCTAGGGCACCCCCTGCGCCAGCGGAGCCCCGCTGCTCTCTGACCCGAGTGTGGGGGATggcacccagccctgcccaggcagTCGCGTCAGTCAGCCACCTGGGCACCTGGCCGGCCCTGCCTGGTCTTCCCCGCAGTGCAGGTGAGGGGTGAGTCGTTCGCCACCAAGTGGCAGGACCCACATGACAAGCAGTCACTGGGGGCCTGATTCACAGCTTTCCAGGAAGTGGTTAACGGGATCCCAGAGCCCGGGGCTTGATGAGGTCTCCTGGCTGAGTCACGGTGGCCCCTGGAGGAAGGAGCCGTTACTGAGCCTCTCTGGGCAGCCCCCTTCTCCCCAAGGCCCTAGGACCTCACCAAGACCCCTTATCCTAGCCTTCAGCTGCTGcaggcccaggccccaggccttCCCTTCAGCACCCAAACTGGGGGACTTTCGCAATGTCAGCGCCACTGGCCTAGACCTCTGGGTCCAGGTTCTGCTCCTCCAGAGGGTAGATCCGGGGCCCACAGCTGGAGCCAGGGTCCTGAGTTCCCAAACCAGATCCCTGAGTCCACTGctccagggcagagggaggggtctCAGCTAGAGCCCCCAGTCCCCTTAACGGCTCATTTCCTCCCAGCAGTCCCACCCCTCCTGTGACCTATAGCCTGGGGTGGCAGGGACTGAGCCACTCACTCAGTTGGGGGACTGGTCCAACGGCATTCCACCTCCCAGGATAAAACCTCGGGTGACCTGTAGGGAACTCCACACACCCTGTCACAGGCAGGACTGCTCTCCCAGCCGTGCCTGTGCCCCTGCTGGCCATGGTAGTTTCCAgagctcccccagccctgggtgggggtggtCTCAGGATCTTAACCCCGCTGCTGCTTCTGGCTTCTGCAGGTGAGTTCTGaggccctgcccccctccctcctctgcaccccccacGGCCACCCCCTTCCTGCTCCCTACTCAGCACCTGCCCACCTGCCATCCCTCCTGGCCCTGCCTGCACCTGGTCTCcgttcctcccccccccccccccccccgcctttccTGCTGCTTGCTCCTCTCTGCTGTGTCCTGTGGCTGCCAGCAGGACCGCAGGACACACCGAGGCAGGCTGCGCCCCTGCCTGGACCTCACCACACCTCAGCCCTCCCCGAGCTATCCATTGTTCCTCTCGTCCTCGTCCTCCTTCCCGCTCCCCAATCCACGCATTTCTGTTGCAGTTCTCGGGCTGGGGATAGAGAGGGTCTCGGGCCCCACCCTCAGGTCTGGGGGAAACCTAAGAGGGGTGGGTGTGTGCTCCCCGACTCTTAGCCTCCGTGAGAGGTGCCAGGAGCCGGCCGTCCTCTGCCAGGCAGGTGGGATGGAGCGCGGGCACAGGCGGGCCAGGAGTCCGGTGGGAGGATAAGGCTGCAACTGAGAGAGGGCGCCTGAGGTTTCTGTCGGCCCTACCCAGGCTCCAGGAAATGCCCCACCCTAGAGGTCTGGGGAGCTGCCCTGggcactgggggcggggggcctcCTCTCCGCTCACCtgactcttccttctctctcctgcagCTTCCCTCCATGCTGCCAGGATACCTGGTGAGTGGGGCCTGCACCGagtggcgggggcaggggagtgAGTCTGTctttggggagcaggagaggaaggcaggctgcAAAGGGGGCCTGGAAAGCAGAGCCGAGAgggggcccagagcagggcagCATCAGCGGGTGAGAGGGGCGCAAAGGAAGGCCAGcctgaggggagggcagaggaaggggggggaagcgccccccccccccccgcacacacGAGAAACAGCATGGGGCATAGGCAGGGCCAGAGGTTTGGGCCCCGGGGGTGACAAAACGTGACTCTTCTCCACCAGCTCCCCCAACCTGTGGGAAGCCCCAGCGGCTGAACCGGATCGTGGGTGGCGAGGACAGCACCGATGCCGAGTGGCCCTGGGTTGTGAGCATCCAGAAGAACGGGACCCACCACTGTGCGGGCTCGCTGCTCACCAGCCGCTGGGTGGTCACCGCTGCCCACTGCTTCAAGGGGTACGCATGGCCTGTCCTGTACTTGACGCCCAGGCTTTCTGCCCTAGAcccagggctccccactcagccccAGCCTCCAGGTCTCGGTCCAGTCTCAGAGCCTCTCAGAAGAGAGACCCTGCTTCAGGGGCCTTCCTGAGCATGTCATCCCCCAGACCCTTCCTGGCACCCTACACCCCAGGTTCCTTAGTGACCctacctcctttcctctcctgccaGCAATCTGAACAACCCATCCCAGTTCTCTGTGCTGCTGGGAGCCTGGCGGCTGGGGAACCCTGGCCCGAGGTCCCAGGAGGTGGGTATCGCCTGGGTTCGGTCCCACCCCGTGTACTCCTGGAGAGAGGGCTCCCGTGCGGACATCGCCCTGGTGCGCCTGGAGCACTCCATCCGCTTCTCTGAGCGAGTCCTGCCCATCTGCCTGCCGGATTCCTCCATCCGCCTCTCTCCGAACACGCGCTGCTGGATCGCAGGCTGGGGGAGCATCCGTGACGGAGGTGCGGCTTATCCCCTCCCGGGTGTCGGGGGGTAGCCGGGAACACGGGGACCGGGGCGGGGTGGAGCAGAGGCCAGAGGCgtagcagaaggaaaaagattCTCTTCTGATGACAGAGACAAAAAGTGAGCTGCAGTCCAGAGGTGGGGAGTCATGGAGTGCTAGGCGGACAGCTTAGGGCCTCTCTCCGTAAAAGGGATCTGTGGCGATGTCCTGAGGCCGCAGCAGGCAGATCAGCGAGGCTATTAAGTGATGGAGGAAGGGCTGGAAGAAACGTGTGGGGCCAGGCTGACTGCGGATCAACGCCCAAGCGGGAATCAGGCTCCTCCTGGTGGCAGCATGTCATAATTGCAGGCAAAATTTCCAGAAGGACATAGTCTCCATAACCAGAAAACAGAGTTGTCAGACCAAGTCTGGAAAACATCCTAAGGCAGATAAAgtaagagacagagaagcagaagaagggaggaagggaaggaaggtaggtaggtagataatGGGGAGGGGGGGCTAAGAGGAAAAAGTGTAGGAAAAATGGGACCTCAACCAGATTCCAAAAGAAGTACAAGAAATGACACCAGGTTCCTGGGGGTCCCCGAGTCTGAGGTTGTGGGCAGCCTCCCCATAGTTGTCCTGCGGGGCTTTTCCAGGAACTCCAGTTATGGGCTGCGGAGGGTCTGCAGACCGTCCCCAAGGCCTCCAGTTCCCCAGGGCTTGGGGGACTCTCATGGCCTAATAGCTTCCAGCATAGGGCGATGGTGTGTTGACCACTTCCCTTGTCCCGTCCCCACACTGGACAAGGTGGTGCCTGAGGCAGGACAACCTGGGAACCGTGGTTCTCTCCATTTGTGGGCATATCCAGTCTCCAAAAATTCAGGGTCTCAGGATGCACACTCCTGTTCGTGTTCAGTAGATCCGGAGGTGGAGTCTGGGAATTGGGGTTTTCCATAGGCGTTTGGGAGAATCTGACAGAGTTGATCGTTAGCCTTTGAGAACGGCCTCCAAGGGGGTCTGAGGGGCCGTGGGGACAGTAAAGAGAGGATTTCTCAAGCCTGATGCCCTGTTCCCTGCCCCCAGTGCCCCTACCCCATCCCCAGACCCTGCAGAAACTGGAGGTTCCCATCATCGACTCAGAAATCTGCGGCCGCTTGTActggaggggggcagggcagggggccatCACCGAGGACATGCTGTGTGCGGGCTACCTGGAGGGGCAGCGAGATGCCTGTCTGGTGAGCACCCACCTTCTTCCCGCActgcccactgcccaccccccgaCGTCAGCTGGGACCCGCGAGTTCCCGAGATGCCTACAGAACTGGGCCTCTGCTTGGCCCAGGCACCCGTCTGCCAGGCTGTACACCAAAGCTCTCCTGAGCATCTTGGGGTGCCGGACCCCACTCTCTGGGAGCTTGCCTTCTTCTGAGGGGGTTCCTCCGTCCTGGCCCCCAGAACCAGCTCCAGCTCCATATAGTGGGAGGCTCGGACACTAGATCCTGCTTGTGGCTCCTCCCTGCTACCCAGGGTGCTGGTGTGGCTCAGGCTGTGAGCGCCAAGGTCTGGCACAAAGTGCCCCTCACCAGCAGTGAGCCCAAGGGCCTGTCCTCCAGGTCGGAGAAACCCACCGCACCCCCCACCCTACAAGGGAACCCCTTGCCACCTGCGGTGTCGGTCCTGGGCTCTGCCCAGCCCTGACCCACGTGGGTCCCTGACCTCACCTCCTCTCCACAGGGTGACTCCGGAGGCCCCCTCATGTGCCAGGTGGAGGGCACGTGGCTGCTGGCGGGCATCATCAGCTGGGGTGAGGGCTGTGCAGAGCGCGATCGGCCCGGCGTCTACATCAGCCTGGCCGCCCACCGCTCCTGGGTGATGCGGATCGTGCAGGGGGTGCAGCTCCGCGGGCATTCGCAGGGGAGCGGGCCCTCCGCGGGCCGCGCGCCTTAGGATCCAGGGAGATGGGCGGCCACCATCGTAAGTGAGCCACCTGCCTCCGGGGGGCGCCCGCGTGCCGGCACCGCCGCCTCTGCAgcgaggccccgccccgcccgcgggAGCACCtttctatgtgtatatatgttaacGATTTTTAGTTATTTGTAGCCCTGCCCGCATATcttatttattctaatttcaataaattatttattccCCTGGTCCTGTTTTTCCAGGTGTGGGGACATTGGGAAGCAGGGGTACACTTGGGATTAAAATGGGACAGATGGGTGTGACTCTGTGGCGGCCCCACCAGGGACCAGGTGTCCTGTGCACCTGTGTTCCAGTACCGCGACCCCCGGCCTTTGCACTTGTTTCCTATGCCCCGCCCACCGGAAGGCCACAGAGAGAGGACGCGGGAGGCCCAGCGGGCTGCAGGGccagtccaggcccccagcctgcCTGTTGGGTTTACAAAACTGGGCTAGGGAGGAAAAACCCGCCCATATGAGAGTGGGgtgtcccctccctctcctgagaACCAGGTCTCCCGGATTTGAGCTGAGGCAACCAGGGCCTCTGTACCCCCAGGAGCTGACTCAGGAGTGACTCACTGCTGATTCTGTGAGTAGTCCTACAAGGACGGAGCAAAACAATGAGATGGGAGGTCGCTAAGCCTGGTGACACGGTGGGCTAGAGTCACCTGGCCTGAGCCCACGGCGGGTGGGGGAGCAAGTCCTGGGCCACAGAGGGTCTGTCAGCTAACTCCCTTCCCCCCGGGAGTGCCCCTCTCCCGCCCTCTCCTCTGCAGCGGGGGCCCTGGCCTCCTGGGCCTGCCCTCCAGAGCACCCCCCCCAGAACCTCATCCTCACCCACCTGGGGTTCCCTGCAGCCCATGGATGTGCCAACTGAGGGCTCTGTGGTTGTGTGAACCCGATGGTGGTTCACACAAAGAGATTCATTCTAAAAGTCAAGGAAGCAGCTAGGTGCGGTCATGCCGGCGGACTGCTTACAAAGTGTCTCCGGCTACAAATTGCCCGTGAAGTGAGTTTCTGAGAAGGCAGCGTGGGgttctggctggctggcttttTGGCCCCCTTCCTAAGGAGCAGCTTCTCAAACATTGGTTCGTGTTGTTTTGATGACCCTTGTGTTGTTACCAGATCACAGTAGATGCCTTGGGGTTGGttttatcaaaaaacaaacagggcCCTGGCCTCCTGCTCACCTGGGAACCAGCCTGGGGAGGGAGTGGTGACTCAGGTCAGCGCCACATCCAAATCCCAGCCCTCCCTTTGTGACCCAGTCCCCTCCTTACCTGCCACTCGCCCTGCCCCCTCTCCCGCCTTCAGCCCGTGCCCCCTCTTGctgtgcctcctcctccctctgtcctccgagctctcccagcacccctcgccccttcttctgcccctgctgcttctcctcatTCTTCCCCTCTCCGTCTTCTGTTCCTCATGTTCTCCCTGGTCCCCGGTAACAGAGGATCCCCCACAGAAGCCCCTGAGGGAGGGAACGGGTAGGGGTATTGCCAGGACACTCCAGTGGGGGTGGGTTCTCTCTGATTTGGGCTCTCAGCCTCCAGGGAGCCCCCAGCGCACCCTCCTGGAGGAGCTGGATGGCGGGCTGGGAGCGCAGGCTGGGCGCCAAGTGGGGAACCAGCACCTGGGTCCCCACCGCAGCACCGTATGCATTGACCCCTCTTTGCTCAGGGCTGGGGCATCCAGGAGGTGGAAGCCGAGTCCACCCAGTGCCAGCAGAGAAGCCCTTTTGCTCCTGAGTTGGAGCTGGGCTAGGAACACCCCCCAAATCTGGACCATTCTGGGTGGGGAGGACTGGCTGTTTTGGCTCCATGgaccccacctgcctctggggACCACAGAGTCCCTGGGCCTGCCGGCAGTCTCCTCAGGAGAAGTCCCTGGGGCCCAGGGGGCAGCTGTCTCCACCTGCCACAGCCTCCCACACAGAACAGCCCTTCCCAGAGCTCCCCTGACCTCCCCAAGGTGACAAATGTCATTCCAGCAGGAGCTGCCTTAGCTGCGGGCTACTCAGTCTGTCCCTCCACATGCTCTTGCCTCAGGTCTTTAACCCTTGATGAGACGTCCACCCCCACGCCCGGGACTCCATGGTTCTGCCCGCACATCCAGAGCAAGTGAGCACACAGGCACTGAGTCCAGCTCTTGTGCGGTGGCAGCCTCCGTGCCAGGTAAGCCCATGCCCctcccttgcttcctcctctgaaGGTACTGGAAAAGGGAAAAGCTCAATTCCGCAATCTCCTGCAAGGTCACTGGAGTGTTGGtccaggagagggaagcagatgtCTGGTGGGTAGTTTCTTGGGAAGATGGCTTTTTCCTGGTAAAAGGGACATACTCACCCAGCATCCTTTCCCATCCACTTCCTTCTTCTAGTCTTGGATGTTGATGTGATGCTTAAACATCAGCAGCCATCTTATCACCATGAGGTGACAAGCTGCTATACCAAATGACAGCAAAGGTTCAGGAGCTGTGGGTGTGAGGACATCGTGGGCCCAATATCCTGTCTTCGACAGCTGCCTCCATCCATGCGTCCCTGCCCTTGTAAGCCGCTGTCGGTCCATCTTCTTTTACTTGTCACTAATTGCATTCCTAGCTGTTATACCTGCTTCAAACCCTCTGTTTTACAGTAGTTTTAGATTTGTAGAAAACTTCTTGGTTTTTTACAGAAAACTCTTTTTGTTATCATGAAAACGGTTATGTTAGATTTCGTCAATCACGtcacatttaggttttcttttaaagattttaatttttaaatttttttaagattttttaaatttatgtttgacagagcgagagaaaGAACAATCActgtgaagggcagagggagaagcagacctcccactaagcagggaacccgatgcgagactcgatcccggaattctgggatcatgacctgagctgaaagcagatgcttaactgactgagccacccaggcgccctaagatttTGTCTTTAAGTAACCCGTGCATtcagcgtggggctcgaactcacaaccctgagatcaggagttgctcgctccaccaactgagccggccaggcgtCCTGCACATACGAATTTTATCCAAATTATGAAGCCTTTGAGCTCATACCTGCCCACAAGAATCCTGGACCTGCAGAGGCGCCCCCATGTTGTTTCAGGGATCCCCAGGATGTAAAGAATTTATCCAAGAACAAGcctttccttgtctctctttcctGATTCAAGTCTCTTTGTCAGTGCTGCTGCCCCCTAAGGCACCTGAAGGAGTCTCACCACTGCCCCAGCTGATGGGGTCCTGGCGAACTCACCAGTGTCCATGTCGAGTGCAGCCCCCCAAAATGCCCTCCAGCTGGCGGTCAGGGAAAACACACTGTACGGCGCCCGATCAATCGGGAGAATTTGCTCAGCGACTGAGAGGAGCAGATGCCCCGCGAGGCCTGCAGACGCCCTGTGAGCAAGCTGAGGGGACCGGCCAGGCCCCAGGGCCACAGGGGCGGAGAGCAGGTGAGTGGCTGCCGTGGgcccccctgcctcctctcttgCCCTCATGGTCTACATTCAGGCCATCAGCCAATCCTGTTGGTTTTTCTCCACCCGGGAAATATGTCCAGATGTGGCCACTCGTTCCTCCACCGGCCTGGTTGCTCTCCATCAGGTCCTGCATTTCGGCAGTGGCCTCctcaccgggctccctgcttctgctctggcTCCAGCAGCCTCTTCTCCGCACAGCTGCACAGCTCTGAGACTGGCTGTCTCCAAGCCTGAGTCTCACGCCACCCTTCAGAACCCTCTGTGGGCTCCTCGCCTCCCTCAGAGGAAATGACGTCATCCTTctggcctccccgccccctccccctcactcaggGAGCTGCAGCTGCAGGGCTCCCAGGTGTGCACTGGAACACCACAGgcatgctcctgcctcagggcctttgcacctgcagTCTCCGCTTCCTGCAGATCTGCGCTCAGTTGCCACCATGTCACCATCCTATTTACAAGAgcagccttccctccctcccctcttgcttcttcctttgcgctctttccttccctgggaCATGTATTACTGTTTAACATACTATGTTGCAGGGCGTTTCAGTCACCCCAAAATCCTCCTTGTGCCCCTTCCTGGTCAGTTCCCCTGTCCCACCTCCCAGTCCCCGAGTGACCACTGATCTGCATTCTGTCCTTCCTGGTATTTGAGGTAAACAGAGTCATCTAGCAAGTCCTGTC
It encodes:
- the LOC125090378 gene encoding brain-specific serine protease 4-like; translated protein: MVVSRAPPALGGGGLRILTPLLLLASAASLHAARIPAPPTCGKPQRLNRIVGGEDSTDAEWPWVVSIQKNGTHHCAGSLLTSRWVVTAAHCFKGNLNNPSQFSVLLGAWRLGNPGPRSQEVGIAWVRSHPVYSWREGSRADIALVRLEHSIRFSERVLPICLPDSSIRLSPNTRCWIAGWGSIRDGVPLPHPQTLQKLEVPIIDSEICGRLYWRGAGQGAITEDMLCAGYLEGQRDACLGDSGGPLMCQVEGTWLLAGIISWGEGCAERDRPGVYISLAAHRSWVMRIVQGVQLRGHSQGSGPSAGRAP